The Chionomys nivalis chromosome 16, mChiNiv1.1, whole genome shotgun sequence genome includes the window AGGGATATACCTCAGCATAATAAAGGTAATTTACAGCAAACTCACAGCTAACATCAACCTAGACGGAGAGAAACtaaaaacaattccactaaaatcaagaacaagacaaggctgtccattctctccatacctattcaatataataGTCATAgtcttagctagaacaataagacaactaaagaagATCAAGGAGATCAACACAGGAATGGAAGAAATTAAAGTATTCTTATTTGcagatgaaataattttagacacaaaagaccCCATCTGGAAATGtatacagctgataaatattttcagcaaagtaACAGGGTACAGAGGTGATATACAAAAATCAGTgaccttcctatatacaaatgatcgatggagaaagaaatcagggaaatagtACCTTTCAgaatagatgaaagatagatagatagatagatagatagatagatagatagatagatagatagatagataatctgaGATAACACTAATCaggcaagtgaaagacttatttAATAAAAGCTGCAAgatattgaagaagacaccaggagGTGGAaggctctcccatgctcatggattaaTAGGATTAATATAGTGAAAATAGCCattctacaaaaagcaatctacagatctACAGATGCCACACAAAactcatcaaaattctaacatgGTTCTTCACAGGTATCGAAAaaacaattttcagcttcatatggaaacaaatGACTAACAAAACAGGACAGCTAAGAccatcctgaataataaaagaactgctggtgATACCACCATCCCAGAGTTCATTACCATAGGgctatagtcacacacacacacacacacacacacacacacacacacgtattcatGTACTTGTGGATACCTAATTTTTAATAAGGAAGtcaaaaatacacactggagaaaagacagcatcttcagcaaaAATGGAGCTGGTCAAACAGCATGGATGCATGTAGAGgaaggcaaatagatccatacctatcaagTCCAGCTGGATCTCAACATAAGACCTGATACTCTGGATCTGATTAAAAATGGGGAACAGGCCTGAACTCACTGGCCtgggaaaggactttctgaacagggcACCAACGGCACAGGCACTgcgaacaacaattaataaataggacctcaggaaactgaaaagcttctgtatagcaaaggacaccatcatttggaAAAAGTTTCAGGCTACAGATTGGGAAATGATCTTTATCAATTATATATCTGATAAAAAATTAATATCTaaaacatatttgaaaagaactaaaaagcccggaacatcaagaaaacaaataacccaatttaaaaagtGAGGTAGAGAATTAAGCAGAAAGTTCTCAAAAGGTGAAACACAGATGggtgagaaacacttaaagaaatgttcaatatccttaggcatcagagaaatgcaaattaaaagtactttgagatttcaccttACCTCAATCAGATTGGCTAAGATCAGTTAAGCAAATGGCAGGAgccggagggatggctcagtggttgagagcactggctgctcttcaagaggacccgggtttgatgcccagcacccatatggcaactAACAGCTGTCTGTGCTTCCAGTagcaggggatccaacacccttacacagacatacgttCAGGTAAAATAccaacatacaaaaaataaagagaaaataaataaacaaacaaataaaatggcaATTCACACTGGTGAGGATGTGAGGAATTGGTGCACAGGTTACCCACTGCTGGTGGAGTGTAAGCCTACACAGACACTACAGAAATCTGTGTGGTCGTTCATCAGGAAGTGGAGAATATATCTACGTCAATATCCAGCCAtacaactcttggacatatacccaaaatactctccatcctactacagagacacgTGATCATCCAcgctcattgctgctctattcacagcagccagaatctggaaatagTCTAGACATTCAACTAATAAACAGATAATGAAAGTCGTGGTACATTTCACAATGGactattattcagctgttaagaaaaatgaagttacAAAATTTGTAAGGAAATGGGtggagttaaaaaataattcttcctgagtaaggtaacacagaccccaaaagataaatattgtgtgttttctcttatatgtacATGTTAGCTTTAAAGCTTTCAATATACATGCCAAAATCTGGATAACCATAGAGATGAGGTACTTGGTAAGGGActagtggggaggagagggtctcCCAAGGGAGGGAAAATAGAATACATTTTTATGgagagacaaagaggaaattGGATAGGATTAAATAGGAAGGCTgataggagaaaggaaggaatgtaGGGAGGGATAACTAACACTAATTATCATTTGAAAATCATATGGGAACCACTActgtagaagtttcctaaaataatacatatataaaagaaatataaacaaagacaccaaataatgagggagacagtgccccaactagacatcttatggcacacacacacacaaaataaccagtaccaggaatgggttacatatTCTCAGGTCATTGGCTCATTGGTCAAAGAACCTCCTAGAAACCCCAAACATCACAGGCTGTTGGTCACTCTCCACAGCCAGAAGGTAAGGCCCGATTGCTGAAGACGACACTTACATATCTCATTGAACATGGAAGAGTCTTGTTGATGCCTAACTAGAAGTTGCACCCCTACGGACTAGCATTCATAGTACTAGAAGGTATTGCacatgctaccagaggagaaagatagtCTTCAACCCAGCCATAAACCCTGTGACCTACAAGAAAGACCTGTCTGCAAGATATACTGGTGCTATAGTGGTATAATAGTTACAGAAGTACCCACCGACACTCTGATTGcgtggatttaaggcccactccatgccCATATTGATAAAGTGACCAAGTACCTGAAACTCGCTAGGCCATGGGCCTAGgtaaaaaccaaatactattattctgctaaagaacatagcaataaaatgactccttgGGACTTTCTTCTATATCCACAGATCAGTGCctcactcagccatcatcagagaagctttttctcgcagtagatggtaattaactcagagaccggCAACAGCACAGAGTACAGAGTGAGAGAATTTGGAGTACTCAGTCCTAAACGGGATGCCTTCATCTGACTTCCCCCAGGGCTCGgggatctatgtggaagagaggagagcagattGTAAAAACCACAGGCAATGGAGGACTCTAAGGAACCAGTGTCTTCCAGAAGGAaaaggactcacagagactgtgacaggaTGCACAAGGCTTGCGCAAAGTTCAAGCCAGATTGGGGTCCCCCTCACTGAAAGGGAGAAGTGGACAGGGGCTCACATGCCGAACCAAAAAGCTATCTGTAATTGATATCCACTGGCAAGGAAAATTAGTTTTAACCATCCGAGTCTCAGCAAATCTATTAGCCGCTTATGATCAGCAGCAACATAAAAcacagttgtatttttttttttttttttttttggtttttttcgagacagggtttctctgtagctttggagcctgtcctggaactccctttgtagaccaggctggcctcgaactcacagagatccacttgcctctgcctcctgagtgctggaattaaaggcgtgcgccaccaacgcccagcccACAGTTGTATTTTTGTAGActtcttgtttcattttgctttgtttggtcattttttttcttttgccttattGGTATTTTGTTGGTATTTTATGGTGTCAGATTTTGTGGGGGATTTTGAGAgggtgtttcttgttttttttgaacaggtttttgttgtttgtttgtttgtttgtttgtttgagacagggtttctatgggtagccctggcagtcctggaacttacttcatagaccaggctgaccttgaactcagagatctccctgcttttgcctcccaagtgctggaattaaaggtgtgtgccaccactgcctggctgggggAAACAAAACATAAAGTTGAGTTGGttaagaggtgggggaggggctgggaggaaaTGGGGAAGGAGAATCCGTGATCAAGCTATACTGcatgaaaaagaaacagtttCGGATCTTAGGGTGGGAGCACTGGATGGCGGTGACAGCAGCTGACACTTGCTGTCAATGCCGAGGAATGCTAACGGTACCACAGACCACACTTAAAGAGCTTCTTGCCTACCCACAATTTCCGTCCCAGCAGGGCAAGAACAGAACTGTTCACACTTTGGCATTAATGTCCCTCTTTCCACAGGCATTGGTCCCTCCTAACTGTCCCCACCCAACCAAGGAACTAATTCTCATCCAAACTCTAGCCCAGCTTATAAGAGAAAAGGACTGAAGTCTCCTCACCTTCTCTCGAAACTTCCGTTCCTTCTGCTCCTGCACTGTGGTCAGGTAGTTGACAGCCGCGTACTCCAGCACTGAGAGGAACACGAACACGAAGCTGACCCAGAGGTAGATGTCCACGGCCCGGATGTAGGACACTCGGGGCATGGAGGCATTCACGCCCGTGATGATGGTGGACATGGTCAGCACTGTCATGATGCCTGTGAAACCATCTTAGTTCAGTTGCTGCTCCACCCCAGAGCCGTGCCCACATCCCACAGACACGATTCACATTCTCTGTCTCTTAAATCAGGTGAGAAGTTTCCTGGACATATTTCTACCCGGTAGAGGAGTGAGGCTTTGCCTCCTAAACAATCAGGCCTGCCCTGACTCACCCCTTCCTGAACTCAAGAAGTAGCTGCCTGCTTTCAGTCACCTGAGGAGTCTGGGTCTCTGTGATATGTCTGACAAGGTCATGCCTCATGAGTGACCACTTGTGGTGTGGAATTCAACACTGACTTAAAGACACCTCTGAAGGGACAAGCACAGTTAGTTAGTTCCCCTTGTCTAAGCCACATTTATTAAGCTCTGTCCTGTTCTTCTCCACTGTGGTTTGCCTGGTAAGTTCTCCCATTTGTCAGGGTCCACCCTGATTTTATCTGAATTGCAAGGCTGGATTGTAGATTTTCCCTCCGGAATTCAGGGTCTGGTAGAAGCCAGAACTCCAGCTCTGAAGGAACATAGCCCTCACCCCAGGAACCGCCTGTCTCCAGTCTTGGACTGTCCAAGCCAGCAAGGTGCTAAGGTTTAGAAAATAATTGTTGGCATTTGCCGACTCGGTCATTGATTTCTTAGTACTTCATTCCCATGCTGGCCCGGAGAGGTTGGGATTCCAGATTGGCTCCACATTTGAATTGATGCAGACTGAGGGGTGCAATGGTAGTTCCCCAGGTTTTCACAGTGTGGATAGAGGAGGCAAAAGGCAGGAGAGTTCCCCTTCAACTCACGAGCCCATCAGTTAAGAATTCTAAAGACTTACTTTACCTTTTTTCTAAAGGTCTCTCTAAGTAGcccaagttggcttcaaacttacagtcctccagctccagcctgagtgctgggattaggtgactgagccaccatgcccagcccaggAGTTTAATTCTCCGCTACCTAGAGATCAGCTGAAAGAAAGACCAAAAGCATCCTTCCACGCCTTATCAAACACTTTTACCCAGTGAGACTCTGGCAGGCACAGCTCTGTGGTCGATCCAGAAGGACACCCAGGACAGCATGACCATCAAGGTGGCGGGGAAATAGGTTTGGAGCAGGAAGAAGAAGATGTGACGGTGTAAAGTGAAGTTGATATAGAGTCGGTTATACCAGCCTGGGGGACACAGGAAGAAGGAGTGAGGTTCCCGCCAGAGCATCCCCGGAACCCTTCTTCCCCGGCACTGCTCACCACCCACAGAAAGGAAGTTCCGTAGGCGTGATACAATCAATGCCTTCCCTCCTAACATGCGAGCCCTCGCTGCAATGACCACCTAGTACACATTCTTATGAAGTCTGATCTAACTTTCCACAGCAATTTGGGGAAAGCGTAGAAGGAAGCACAGATTTACTTCGTAGTTTGTCACTTGCAAACTACGGCTGTGTCTCTGCCCGGGAGTTTAAGAAGGTAGAGTGGTTCTATCTTCTGAGGCCAGTGTTGCTGGGTCAGGAGCTGGAAGAGACTGGCTCTCACCCTGGTCCTGACTGGCACTCCCCAGTCACACCAGCACAGAAGCAGGCTGTTCTCAATACTCGGAAGTCTGGCATCACTTCTACTTCCGAcactccatcctcctcctctggtCCTTtacctggggtgggggggagcctGATGCTATAGTACCAACTCACTCTGAGAATCCCCGATCAATAGCTGTATAAAGAGTTTGAAAGTGTGAGGTCTCGGTGACCCACAAAGGTGCCAAGGGCAGTGAGCCTGAGCTAAAGCTGTATGTTCACCCACAGCCCCTGCATCTCAGCTCAGCCCTGCCAAGCGATGGCAGGACAAGATGCTTTGAGTGGGGTGAGGGGTATGGAAGCAGGgttcttttttcctcctgtgtgCTCATTACTTTATTAAATTTATCTGGAACAACAGGAAGTGAAGTTCAGACAGGTTTGACACTTGGTCTTCTGGGCTGTCTGAATGGGCTGGTGCTTTTAGCAGGACAGACAGAAAGTGATCttcaagaaaggaaagaacacatcggctccccactccccacctcaCCCCGCTCCAGATGGCATCCATGAAGGAAACCACGCTGCTCATTGGGTTTGCACAGACTCTTCCCGCAGGGAGGTTGCGTTGGGAAGACGGACTGAGAAAAGAGCTGTGCGCTGTGTGTAACTCCTGTGTGAGTTCACCACTCCTGCGGCGTGTGGCCATGTGCACTGTGCGTAACTCTGCATGAGCTCAGCCCTCCTGTGATGTGTTCACAGTATGTAgtgaagggtggatatggaagaTGCTTTTGAATCTGAACCCTAGAAAGGCTTGGGTGGGAAAGAAAATGGACATGTACTGCTGTAGCACAGAAGCCACTAACAGGAGCAAACACGGCTTCTCACAGCTCTGAAACTTGAACCAATAGCCTAATCTTTAACTCTCAGTTTCCTGACACCAAGGAATAATAATATCTAGGTCTTAGTTTGTAGGgcagaaataaatttatacagaGTGGCGCATAATAAATggtatgtatgaaattcttagcAGTGGGTTCAATGATTTGAATTTGGTAAGAATAGataagagagctggagagatgactcagtagttaagatcactgactccttgtccagagaacctgggtttggttgccagcacccatatggtgacttacaaccatccacaactccagttttgggggatctgatgccttcttctgacaactcatggcaccaggcacacacgtggtatacatatatacatgaagacaaagcactcatctacataaaataaaataaatatttttaaaaattaaacaagacaACAGCTACAATATAGACAAAGAGGTCTTGTGTCTATCAGCGTGAGAGGGAAGAGATGAGGTGAGTCCCTTGGGTATTCACTGGAAGAGGCCTGTGACTATCCTGACGCCATCACAGCACTTGGTGGGCCTGTGCTCTTCCAGTGTTCGGCTCTATGAGAAGCCTGAGTGGGGGCAGGCGACCAGCTAGGATAGCATGCAAGATCAGGAAGGCACATAAAGTTTTCCATAGAGGGACTTGGGCATCTGGGCTCTGAGACAGTGATGAGAAAGTAAGGGTCCCACTGGGAGCCTGCGCCTGCAGAAGTGCTGTTGAATCATATGTAAAGATAAACAGAAGTCTTAACTTCCACCTCTTTAGTGGAAGCTTACTAAGAGACAAGGTCTTTGCAGATCTAAGCAAGACAAAATGAGGTCATGCTGAATTATAATAGACCCTGACCCAGTGGCTTGTGTCCCTACAGAAGAGGGAAAGTTGGGCATGGACACATTGGAAAGGCACGAAGTAGAGTAAAGGAGACATCACATAGTGGGGAAGCAGGGTGGAACAGCACAGCCGCAGGTTAAGGGCACCAAGCTTTGCTGGCAAACAGCAGAGGCTGGGAATCTTCCTCCAGCCTGCAGAGGGACCATGGCCCTCAGACCTCTGGCCTCACAAACTGTGACAGAATAAATATCTGTTGTCTCAAACACCCAGTCTGTAGAATTTCATTATGGCAGTCCTAAAAATCTAACCATGGAGTTTGAGGTGAGCCAAACAAAGGCTGACAAGGGATCCCCTCAATCATGGCCCGGGATCCAAGGGGTTAAACTAAGTGTGGAAAAATGATCCTCTTGGGGCTGGTAGTGTGAGTCATGGGTAGCACACGGACTGAGCATGTGCAAGGGCCTGGATTCAGCTGCCAGCAGGAAAAATCAAAGTGCAGTTAATATAcgataaaaaaatacttttccctGCACAGCTGTGACGTAGAGCAAATAAGGCCACAGAAGAGCCTGCCAAACACAGCCCACTCTTACACTCCCACGAAGCCACAGCTACAGTAAGACGTCTTGAGAGCATTTACTACCTCATGTCACCTCTGGGGGTAGAACCTCAGGAGATAGCACGGGTTTGACTCTTTCCTGCTCTTAAAAAGTGATATTTGAAGGCCAGGCaatggtgcctttaatccctgcgctcaggaggcagaggcaggcggagctctgtgagttccaggccagcctggtctacagagtgagctccaggacaggcagggctacaccatgaaactctgtcttgaaaagccaaaataataataataataatagtaataacaataataatatataatataaaataagtgCTATTTGGGACTATGTTTTATTTGAATAGTCAAATCAAAATTATATTTGCTGGATGTGGGAGGGTTAAGGCTGGAGGACTCAAATGTGCTTCTTCCACATTTGAGTCTCGCTATGACGGAAATTAGGTACCAGTGCTGCTGTAGAAGGCCAGTCTGGAAGTTGTGTGAAATTTCTGAATCAGAAACTGGGACAAGGAGATCTTGTCATCCGTTTTCAGGGACTCGTCCCCATTCTTCCAGTACAGCATCAGATCTTCATCTGTGTACGCATCTTGGGGAGAGGAAGACAAGTGAAGTCCACACCTTTACCCTCTTGTGGGAAGCAACAAGGATGCTCTGTGCCAGGGTGAACAGCTGCTACCTCAGGGGGCAGTCCTCCAGCACACAGCCCTCCAGGGGCACGAGACAGGAGAGGGGACAAGGCAAAGGGGAGAACGCAGTGGACACTTACAGCTCTCTAGCTCCAAAGAGCAGGTCTGGGAGTCCAGGGGGAAGTGACTGAAGTCCATGTTGCACATGGCGGTGACCGTAATTCTGCACGACACAGAGACATGAGCTGACTTGAGGGTGGGCCATCAGCCTAGGCTCTGCCCACGCTGAGGAAGACCCGGAACACCGCCCTTGCTGGGTCACCGCCAGGCATCAGGCATATAAGCCATGGTAACATAACTAGAGCTTTTGTCTTCTGGGACCCTGGTGGGGGTCCTTTATTGGGCTTGCTGTCCCCCAGCTGCTGGAGTGGGGGTGCTGACTGCTAACTGCCCACGCTTGCACCCTTCTCTTACACCACCTCAGCCAGCAGGGCAGCCTCCCTCAGAGATGCCTGGAAAGCGAGGCCAACACCATCGTCCACCCAAGATAAGAGCCTATCGGGTACTAGCATTAATTTTGGAGACTCATATGAGCAGGCCAGGAATAAAGACCCTTGAACCACCAAGCTCGCACCAAAGCCAGTCTGCAATAGCACTTAATAAACAGCAGCTACTGTtgatcattttaaattattattggcAATCAACTAGAGTCTAAAGGATAAAAGGTCATTGTTCCCATCAAGTCTGGCCAAACTAGTCTTTTAGCTCAAGTGTGAGACCCCAGCAAAGAGGAAGTTGCCATCTGCAGGGGAGGAAATCAGACTGAGTGACATCAAAAGGCTTGTGCCAGCCCACAGGCCCTCCTACAGAGACAAACTCACCAGGGCTAAAGGACCAACAAGACACCCTGGACTGGACAGGAATAATGGCCCCAGAACGGTTACCTCATGCTGTAGAGCACATGGCCGTCGGGGAACACTCTCAGCATGATGTTGTCGGTGGTGGTATCATGAATGAAGGACCTCTTGGAGTGAACAAAGAAGACATCGGGAACCCAGATCTTCTTCACAAGCCTGCCGTCAAAGGTCATGCTCTTGTtgctggtgctggagaaggccAGCCTCTCGTCCTTCCAGTAATGTCTCAGGTACAGCGTCATTGTGAAGTCCTGGGAACCAGGGAAGAAGCCAGAAGCTCTTTAAATAGAACGGCTTAGAGAGCATCCCTTCCTGCAACTGACCCATTATCCTCCACTATAGAATACCCAACATCCTTTACTGCAGAATATCCAACATCCTCTACTGCAGAATACCCATCATCCTCCACTATAGAATGCCCAACATCCTCTACTGTAGAATACCCATCATCCTCTACTGCAGAATACCCATCATCCTCCACTATAGAATACCCAACATCCTCTACTCTAGAATACCCATCATCCTCTACTGCAGAATACTCATCATCCTCTACTGCAGAATACCCTTCATCCTCTACTGCAGAATATCCAACATCCTCTACTGCAGAACACCCATCATCCTCCACTATAGAATACCCAACATCCTCTACTGCAGAATGTCCAACATCCTCTACTGCAGAACACCCATCATCCTCCACTATAGAATACCCAACATCCTCTACTGCAGAATACCCATCATCCTCTACTGCAGAATACCCATCATCCTCTACTGCAGAACACCCATCATCCTCCACTATAGAATACCCAACATCCTCTACTGCAGAATATCCAACATCCTCTACTGCAGAACACCCATCATCCTCCACTATAGAATACCCATCATCCTCTACTGTAGAATACCCATCATCCTCTACTGCAGAATACCCATCATCCTCTACTGCAGAACACCCATCATCCTCCACTATGGAATACCCATCATCCTCTACTGCAGAATACCCATCATCCTCTACTGCAGAATACCCATCATCCTCTACTGCAGAATACCCATCATCCTCTACTGCAGAACACCCATCATCCTCCACTATGGAATACCCATCATCCTCTACTGCAGAATACCCATCATCCTCTACTGCAGAATACCCAACATCCTCTACTGCAGAATACCCATCATCCTCTACTGCAGAACACCCATCATCCTCCACTATAGAATACCCAACATCCTCTACTGCAGAATACCCATCATCCTCTACTGCAGAATACCCATCATCCTCCACTATAGAATACCCAACATCCTCTACTCTAGAATACCCATCATCCTCTACTGCAGAATACCCATCATCCTCTACTGCAGAATACTCATCATCCTCTACTGCAGAATACCCATCATCCTCTACTGCAGAATACCCATTATCATCTACTTAGAATACCCATCATCCTCTACTGCAGAATACCCATCATCCTCCACTATAGAATACCCAACATCGTCTACTATAGAATACCCATCATCCTCTACTGCAGAATACCCATCATCCTCTACTGCAGAATACACCAGATCCTGCTTCCAGATTCAGAGTGATGACTCTGTGGCCCTGAGCACAATGGCCAATATGATGGTCAACACGATGGCACTGTGGCAATTGGGAAGAGAGTGACTCATTTTTGTATCTGAAAACACAGCTATGGTGCCACAGCCTGGCCACAGCCCAGCGGGGTGCAGTGAAACCCTGATCTTTTTCATGAGGTCCCTGTGAGCTAGAATAAAAGATAAGCACTAGCAGTCAGTTGGGAAAGAAAGATGTCACAATTCCCGTCAGTGAATTTTCTTAGAAGAAAAGGGCCTCATGGCCATGACTAAGACTCAGGGTTGGAGGAGGAGCGTTAGGAACAGTATAATAAATGGAGCTCTAAACGTGACGGACCTTAAAGGGAAGGGGAGGCTTCCCTTAGAAACCTGGACAGGAACTTCATTAAGAG containing:
- the LOC130887865 gene encoding gamma-aminobutyric acid receptor subunit rho-2 isoform X1, which codes for MVKPGGACPVEGPCTAACCIVDICRMPYFMRLVFFLFCLMALVESRKPRRKRWTGQLEMPKQSHLYKKNPDVTKTRPGKLQPLLRVDDHDFTMRPAFGGPAIPVGVDVQVESLDSISEVDMDFTMTLYLRHYWKDERLAFSSTSNKSMTFDGRLVKKIWVPDVFFVHSKRSFIHDTTTDNIMLRVFPDGHVLYSMRITVTAMCNMDFSHFPLDSQTCSLELESYAYTDEDLMLYWKNGDESLKTDDKISLSQFLIQKFHTTSRLAFYSSTGWYNRLYINFTLHRHIFFFLLQTYFPATLMVMLSWVSFWIDHRAVPARVSLGIMTVLTMSTIITGVNASMPRVSYIRAVDIYLWVSFVFVFLSVLEYAAVNYLTTVQEQKERKFREKFPCTCGMPHSRTMTLDGSYSESEANSLAGYPRSHILPEEERQDKIVVHLALNSELVTTRKKGLLKGHVGLYIFQNTHAIDKYSRLIFPAFYIFFNLIYWSVFA